From the Paenibacillus tianjinensis genome, the window TGCCCAATCCCCGCGTCAATCACGGAGCTGCCCGCATTGTTCCGCTCGGCGACTCAGCGGCTGTTGTAATCCTTGGAGACTCCATCAGTCCGCAAATCCACCACCGGGTAAGGGCGCTATGCAGCTATCTGGAGCACCATCCATTTACAGGCATGGTGGAGCTGGTGCCTTCATTTACTTCGATAGCCGTCTATTATGATGGGCTGGCAGTCCTTAAGGCCTATCCGGAATATATCCGAACAGGCGCGGAGTATTATCTGTTCCCGGTTGTAGCTGAACTGCTTGAGAAGATGCTAAGTCTTATAGATGATGAGCCTCCTCCCCAGCCGAGAACGGTCAGCATTCCCGTATATTACGGAGGGGAGGCCGGCCCGGATCTGGAATTTGTTGCTGAGCATAATGGGCTCTTGCCGCAGGAAGTGATAGATATCCATTCTTCCAGTGAATATCTGGTATATATGCTGGGCTTTGCCCCGGGGTTCCCCTATCTGGGCGGACTGCCTTCTGCAATCTCCACACCGCGCAGACTTTCGCCGAGAGTGGCCATTCCTGCAGGCTCGGTAGGCATTGCAGGTGATCAGACAGGTGTCTATCCACTCGAAACCCCGGGAGGCTGGCAGTTGATCGGCAGAACACCGCTCTCTCTATTCAAACCAGAGGCAGAACTGCCTACGCTGCTCGAAGCAGGAGACACTGTAAGGTTCTATCCGATTTCCCGGCGTGAATTCATGGAATGGGGGGAGGATACTCCATGAGCCTGCTGATTATGAAGCCTGGCCTGTTAACTACCGTCCAAGACCTTGGAAGGTACGGATATCAGCAGTATGGCGTTGTTGCCGGCGGTGCGATGGACAGCTATGCCCTGCGTATGGCCAACCTGCTGGTCGGCAACGATGAACGGGAGGCGGGGCTGGAAATGACGGTAACCGGACCGGAGATCACCTTCGCGGAGCCGTCTTTGATTTCCATCTGCGGCGGGGGATTATCACCGATGCTGGATGAGCACCCGCTGCCGCTCTGGCGGACGGTCTATGCGCCTAAGGGAGCACGGCTGCATTTCGGGCGCCTGTCCGGCGGCTGCCGGGCCTACCTGGCGGTTGCCGGAGGTATAGCGGTTCCGGTTCAGCTGAACAGCCGCTCGACCTACCTGCGCGCCGGAATCGGCGGTCATCTGGGCAGGGCGCTGCGGTCCGGGGATGTATTGCCTATAGGAACTCCAACTCTAAGGGGGAACGTCTGGAGAGAGAGGCTGACCAGGGAACAGGGACCGGAGAGCTTGTCTGTGAGCCGCTGGTTTCCAGCCTGCAACCTGATCCCTTCATATCCGGAAACTCCTGTACTTCGAGTCATCGCGGGGGAAGAATTCCTCGCATTCAGTAAGGAGAGCCGCGAGCGGTTTCTTTCAGAGCTTTTTACGATCCTCCCCCAATCAGACCGGATGGGCTATCGGCTGTCTGGCAGCAGTCTGAATCCGGTGCGGGAGCAGAGCCTGATCTCTTCGGCTGTGACCTATGGAACGGTGCAGGTTCCAGCCGGCGGCAGCCCCATTATTCTGATGGCGGACCGGCAGACAACCGGCGGTTATCCGAAGCTGGCTCAGGTGATTACGGCGGATTTGCCGCTGCTTGCACAAGCTAAGATCGGCAGTGCTGTCCGGTTCCGGCTGATCACACTGCAGGAAGCGCAGGAGCAGCTCCTGCAGCAGGAATTGGAGCTGAACAGGCTGCGCTTAGTGCTGGAACACTACTATTAGAAGCAGAAGCCGGACAATTTTAAATGGATTAGTGTAAATACATAAATGCTGGGGGTTAAAGCTGATGAAGACTGTCGATTTAAACTGCGATCTAGGCGAAAGCTTCGGGGCTTACCGCTTGGGACGCGATGAGGAAATCCTGCCACTCATTACCTCAGCCAATATCGCCTGCGGGTTTCACGCCGGAGATCCCGGAACCATGTCACGTACCGTCAAGCTGGCGCTTGAACATCAGGTGGCTATAGGCGCTCATCCGGGCCTACAGGATCTGATCGGCTTCGGACGCAGGGAGATAAAGCTTTCACCAAGGGAAGCCTATGAGCTTACCATCTATCAGGTGGGGGCGCTATGGGGGTTCGTTCGGGCAGAAGGTGCGGTGCTTCAACATGTTAAGCCGCATGGCGCACTTTATAATATGGCAGCTGTTTCCGCAGGACTGGCGGAGGCGATTGCTGAGGCTGTATACCGGATCGATCCTGAACTTATTCTAGTCGGTCTGGCCGGAAGCGAACTGATCCGGGCGGCCAAGAAGACCGGGCTGCAGAGCGCCAGTGAGGTATTCGCCGACCGCACTTACCAGCGAGACGGATCATTAACACCCAGAAGCGAGCCTGGTGTGCTGATTACAGATGAACAACAGTCGTTGCAGCAGGTCCTGCAGATGGTGACGGAAGGTAAGGTGCACACTACCCGGGGAGAGAATATAGATATATTCGCGGAGACAATCTGCCTGCATGGTGACTCTCCACACGCCGTAGAATTTGCATCGTCCATCCGCAGTGTATTGGAGACAGAGGGAGTGGCGGTACAGAGTCTGAGCCAAACAGCTAAGCGTTTATCTTGAAGCAGTTACATACTATCACCCGCATAACCAAAAGAAACCTCGCTTTAAAAATGGCAGACTTTACTCCATTTTGCTAAAGTGAGGTTTCTTAATTATACTTGATGTCTTCTAATCCTCTGAACCGGTTCTAAGGAGCAATGCTTCGTCCAGTCCGGGCTGATCGCTGAACCGTTCCAGCTCGTTATAGGCGGGGATACCATGCATAGCCATATCCAAGCCTTCTTCTTCCTCAGAGGCACTGACGCGAAGACCAACGGTTTTGTGAATCAGCTTGGCCGCAGCGTAGCTCATTACAAAGCCCCACACCATGACCACGACCACACCAAGCAGCTGAACACCCAGAAGGTGAAACTGTCCTGTGGTGAACAAGCCATCCTGCTTATCAAAAAGCCCCACAGCCAACGTACCAAAGGCTCCGTTAATTCCGTGTACCGCAACCGCTCCGACAGGGTCATCCACCTGCAGCTTATCGATGGCAAGCGTCCCCCAAATTACCAGGATACCGGCAATCAGGCCAATGAGAATGGCTGAGTAGGGAGTTACAAACGCGCAGCCTGCTGTAATTGCGACCAGACCGGCCAATGCGCCGTTCATGGTCATACTCGGATCCGCCTTGCCAAAACGGAACATCGTGTAGACCATGGCGGAAGTCCCTCCGGCAGCAGCAGCCAGCATAGTATTCAGGGCAATTACGGAGAGGCTGAGATCTGCAGCATTCAAGGTGCTTCCAGCATTGAAGCCAAACCAGCCAAACCACAGGATAAAGGTGCCTGCAGAAGCCAGCGGAATATTACTCGGTGCAAACACGTTCACACTGCCATCGGTGTTGAATCTTCCGCGGCGCGGACCCAGAACTTTAGCGAAGGCAAATGCCGCTGCTCCCCCAAGTGCATGTATGGCAGCCGACCCGGCGAAATCCTTCATACCTAGTCCGGCAAGCCAGCCATTCGGGTTCCAGACCCAGTGTCCGGAGACCGGGTACAAAATCGCTGCCACAAAAAAGGCGATGAGGATATAAGCTTTAAAGGACATCCGCTCAGCTACCGCACCGGAGATAATCGAGATGGCTGCGATGGCAAAGCCGATCTGAAATAATACGTAAGCTGATAATGGAAGATTTAAATCTATAGGCAGAGACTGGGAAGCTCCCCAAAAATTAAAGCTAATGATTCCGGCAAAATCTTTTCCGAACATAATCCCAAAGCCAATCAGGAAAAATGCCAGAACACCGACTGTAAGATCCACAAAAATCTTCATGGTGACATTCACTGCGTTCTTCGTCCGCACAAAACCTGCTTCGAGCAGGCTAAAGCCGCCCTCCATAAACAAAACCATAGCAGCAGCAAGCACTAACCAAACCGTATTTAATGCCATATCCGTTCCGGCGTTCATGATGTTACCCTCCCTGTCACTTTTACAACATAGTAATGATATAAGGAGAGTGTAGAGAATGTCAACTTCAAATGTTATGTTAGCTTACATAGATTTGGGTAAAAATTGTCTGGCTATTTGCACTTTTTAACATGTGGGTTATTTTAACTCGTCGATCGTATCATCGGTTTCGCCAGTTCGAATATTGTACATTTCAAGGAGGGGCAGTACGAAAATTTTGCCGTCTCCCATTTCTCCGGTCTGTGCGGTAGCAATAATGGTCTTAATCGTTTCTTCGACTTTATGGTCGGAAACAACGATTTCCAGCTTTATTTTGTGGTGCAAATTGACGGTATACGATTTCCCTCTGTACACTCCGGTTGTGTTTTTTTGCTGGCCGCGCCCTTGGGCCTGGGTCACTGTGAATCCGGTGACTTGAATCGTACGGAGTGCATCAATTACTTCTCTTAGTTTCTCCGGGCGAATAATTGCTTCAACTTTTTTCATATTAATCCTCCACAATCAGTGTTCTGATATGTGAATTGTACCACAAGATTTGCACTCATAGGTATTTCAAAAAAAGTGACTTTAACAATGAGAAGCGTTAAAAAGTTTTAATGGTAGCGCTGTATTTCGGATCAGGGAGTTGAAGGTGTTATCGATAATACATGATTCGACTTACTGATCAGGTCCTTAATTCATCTAATTGAAGTGCCGATTCCGGCTTCATTATATAGTACACAATTCTGAAGAGGTCTCTAGTTCCTGTTTCAGCTTGTGGATTGTCAGGTGTATGGGCTGCGAAAGTGAGGACGGTACGGGGGAGAGCATGTTTGCAGATAGAACCTTCCGGTAAACTAAAATACCTGGTACACGATCAAATAGCAATGGTTTTTGAAGAATCAATTTGTGGCATAGCCCTTAAAGGGAAAGATAAGCGTTACATCCGGAATGCCATTATTGTGATAAGGTATTTTCGCCATGTAATTATGACGGCGACCTGCTCTATAGCAGCTGCGGAGCTAAGTGGGGGGACGCTCGAATTATGATTGAAGATGAACAAATACGATGACGTGGACTGGGGGGGGTTAAGCATCCCCCTTATAAATCTTACTTTTTCTTACGCTTGTTCAGGAACCCTATCCAACAACTAGTAGCCGCGAGGAAAGCAAGAATAACTGGCACCAATTGATTATTAGTCAAGATAATACACCTCCAGTATCCCGAATACTACCATTAGATAAATTTTTAATTATGTACTTTATATCACCGGAGATGATAAACAGTATGTAAGACGTTAAATACGATGAGTACGGCCAGTCATCCGGGTCAACTACCAGCATAGATTGGGTCATTGTCGGCGGAGATATCGGTCCTAAGGCCCGACCTATTCATCTGTGGTGGTACAGGAGCTTCGGGACCAATGTCAGATTGCCGGCGTACCTTTCTTCTTCAAACAGTGGGGTGAGTGGCAAGATACCTACATATTCTTCCATTCAGTTCCCTGCCAGATGCCTACATGCCAAATTCGGCATACTGAAGTGTCTAAGTCGAGGTTAAACCACTGCTTACCTTTAAAACGCCGGCTCATTGCATCGTAAAGCTTAATATCATGGATGATTACAGTCATGGCGTAGTGGACGCATACTGCTCACTAAGGGGGATAGTATAGCTTATTGCGGCAGCTCTGAACTAAAACCCAAAGTCATAGACTGCCGCTGTTATTTTTTATACTAACTATGAATCATTAACCTTAAGCGGTTGTCCCTGCTTGAGCAACTCCATTGAAAGTAACGGGAC encodes:
- the pxpB gene encoding 5-oxoprolinase subunit PxpB, with translation MGETKDGSELVPNPRVNHGAARIVPLGDSAAVVILGDSISPQIHHRVRALCSYLEHHPFTGMVELVPSFTSIAVYYDGLAVLKAYPEYIRTGAEYYLFPVVAELLEKMLSLIDDEPPPQPRTVSIPVYYGGEAGPDLEFVAEHNGLLPQEVIDIHSSSEYLVYMLGFAPGFPYLGGLPSAISTPRRLSPRVAIPAGSVGIAGDQTGVYPLETPGGWQLIGRTPLSLFKPEAELPTLLEAGDTVRFYPISRREFMEWGEDTP
- a CDS encoding DUF5131 family protein → MVQELRDQCQIAGVPFFFKQWGEWQDTYIFFHSVPCQMPTCQIRHTEVSKSRLNHCLPLKRRLIAS
- a CDS encoding ammonium transporter, whose amino-acid sequence is MNAGTDMALNTVWLVLAAAMVLFMEGGFSLLEAGFVRTKNAVNVTMKIFVDLTVGVLAFFLIGFGIMFGKDFAGIISFNFWGASQSLPIDLNLPLSAYVLFQIGFAIAAISIISGAVAERMSFKAYILIAFFVAAILYPVSGHWVWNPNGWLAGLGMKDFAGSAAIHALGGAAAFAFAKVLGPRRGRFNTDGSVNVFAPSNIPLASAGTFILWFGWFGFNAGSTLNAADLSLSVIALNTMLAAAAGGTSAMVYTMFRFGKADPSMTMNGALAGLVAITAGCAFVTPYSAILIGLIAGILVIWGTLAIDKLQVDDPVGAVAVHGINGAFGTLAVGLFDKQDGLFTTGQFHLLGVQLLGVVVVMVWGFVMSYAAAKLIHKTVGLRVSASEEEEGLDMAMHGIPAYNELERFSDQPGLDEALLLRTGSED
- a CDS encoding 5-oxoprolinase subunit C family protein; its protein translation is MSLLIMKPGLLTTVQDLGRYGYQQYGVVAGGAMDSYALRMANLLVGNDEREAGLEMTVTGPEITFAEPSLISICGGGLSPMLDEHPLPLWRTVYAPKGARLHFGRLSGGCRAYLAVAGGIAVPVQLNSRSTYLRAGIGGHLGRALRSGDVLPIGTPTLRGNVWRERLTREQGPESLSVSRWFPACNLIPSYPETPVLRVIAGEEFLAFSKESRERFLSELFTILPQSDRMGYRLSGSSLNPVREQSLISSAVTYGTVQVPAGGSPIILMADRQTTGGYPKLAQVITADLPLLAQAKIGSAVRFRLITLQEAQEQLLQQELELNRLRLVLEHYY
- a CDS encoding P-II family nitrogen regulator, with the translated sequence MKKVEAIIRPEKLREVIDALRTIQVTGFTVTQAQGRGQQKNTTGVYRGKSYTVNLHHKIKLEIVVSDHKVEETIKTIIATAQTGEMGDGKIFVLPLLEMYNIRTGETDDTIDELK
- a CDS encoding LamB/YcsF family protein, with the protein product MKTVDLNCDLGESFGAYRLGRDEEILPLITSANIACGFHAGDPGTMSRTVKLALEHQVAIGAHPGLQDLIGFGRREIKLSPREAYELTIYQVGALWGFVRAEGAVLQHVKPHGALYNMAAVSAGLAEAIAEAVYRIDPELILVGLAGSELIRAAKKTGLQSASEVFADRTYQRDGSLTPRSEPGVLITDEQQSLQQVLQMVTEGKVHTTRGENIDIFAETICLHGDSPHAVEFASSIRSVLETEGVAVQSLSQTAKRLS